The DNA window ACATGATCTGATAACCTTTTGGAAACATCAATATTTCCGATAATATTATTGAATCTGAAACCTCCGGGTTTAAAGTTAATAGGACTTAATGCTCCCAATGCTGCATTGAAAGTGTTTCCGACAGTATATAGAATTTTATTTCCTCCAAAAGTGGCGCTCAGATCAATATTCCAGTCGCTTTCTGTTTTTGTTTTATATCCCAGAGTTGCTCCATAATCTGTGAGATCTCCAATGAAGGTTGGAGTAAATCCATCCGGTGAATTGAGTACATTTTTAGGACTCACCCAATAAGGGACTCTGTGATTGGCAAAGCTGCTTACTTTTTTAACCGCAAAAGAGGCGTTGGCATAAAGACTTGAACGCTCAGAAACGGGTATTGAGGTATTCACCAAAAAACTGATGCTGTTCTTTTTTGGATAAGCATTTTTATTTTGGGCATCGGGATATTGAGCTAAATAAGCATCCACTTCATTTTGATTGGCTCCAAAGGTTTGGGCTTCCCAATATGAATTTACCTTTCCGTTTCTATAGGCGTAATCATTGTTTTGAAAGTTGGTAGAGAAAGTAAGAAAGCCTCCGTTTTTAAACGTAGATCCTGTAATCAGGTTAAAATTTTGTGAAAAGCCATCTCCTTTGGAATATAATCCCAGATTGGCATTAGCTTCCGTAAAGTTGATTTTATCTTTCAATAGAATGTTGATAACTCCGGCAATAGCATCCGAACCATATTGTGCAGAAGCACCATCTCGCAGAATTTCTATTTTCTTGATCGCAATAGAAGGAATAGAGGAAAGATCTGCTCCGGTTTCTCCTTTACCAATGGTGTTCTGTGTAAATATAAGGGATGACTGATTTTTCCTTTTACCATTGATTAAAACCAAGGTTCTTGATGATCCCATATTTCTGATTTCAAAAGGATCCAGTAACGAGGTAGCATCCTGCACGGCGGCACTGGTAGAGTTGAAAGACGGAATTCTGTACTGTAAGGCTTGTCCTACGGAACTATGCCCGGATGATTGGATAATAGCGGCGTCTATATTATCAATGGGTAGAGGAGTAGAAATACTTGATCTTGGAGCAGTTCTGGTTCCTACCATCACGACCTCGTCAAGTTTTTTTGAGGTTGCTGAGTCTTTTTCCTGCGCCTTTACTAAGCCTATGGTGCATAATAAAAATGCCGCAGCGGCATTGCTGTTTGTCTTCATCATTTTGTCGTTTTTTGTAGTGTGTTTTTCGAAATAGAAGACAAATATATCGAATGTTATTTTGTTTTGGATGTTTATTTTTAACTTTTTTTAAGATTTTATTTTTATTAAAATTAACATTTGTTTATTTTATTTTAAATTTTAATCAATTAAGCTTGTGTAGTTTATAATTTTTTATTTTTGCTTCTGTGAGTTAATATTTTTTCAATGTATAGAATAATGATTGTTTGGTATCTCTTTTAATAGTGAATATATTTGAGCTTGTTCATCTCATTTTTTAAACTAAAAAAACCTTCCAGTTGGCTGAAAGGTTTTAGTATTATTTTGTTATAATGTTGTTTACAATCCGAACATACTTGCGAAAAAGTCCGGGAAGATTCCCAGGATAATAATCAATGCAATTACGACTACTGCTACAATATTATAAGTAGGTGTTACTTTTTCTGATGATTTGAATGTTGATTCTTTAAAGAAGAACATAGCAACGATCAGTCTTAAATAGTAAGCGATTGATAGGGCAGAACCCAACACTGCGACTAATACTAAGAAAGCTGCACCGTTCATAGCCTGGGAAAATAAAGCAAATTTCCCCATGAAACCAGCTGTTAACGGAACTCCTGCCATTGAAAGCATAGAGATTGCAGCAGCTGTTGCCAGTAAAGGTTCTGTTTTTGCCAATCCTTTGAACGCTCCGAAAGAAGTTTCTCTTTTTAATTTCTCTACCCAGATCAAGCACATGAAAACGCCTACTGTAGATAATGAATAAGCGAATAAATAGAACGCTAAGTTATACGTAGAAAGGCTTGTCATTCCGAAGAATACCAATCCGATGTATCCTGCGTGGGAAACTGAAGAGTATGCCAACATTCTTTTTGCATTCGTCTGAGCAAGACCCATAACGTTTGCCAAAAGCAATGTAATGATTAAGAATACTCCCAGAACATTGATCCATTCGTGGGTTACTCCGGCAAATCCGATTGTCATCAATCTGAACAAGGCAAAGAAACCTGAAATTTTTACCACACTCGCCATGAAAGCCGTGATCAATGAAGGAGATCCCGCGTATACATCCGGGCTCCACATATGGAAAGGAGCTAATGCCACTTTGAATGCCAATGCACAAAGAATCAGTAATACTCCTAAGATGAACATTACATTCGATGCATTTGCTACTCCAAAGTCATGGATTTTATATAAATCAAAGCTACCTGTACTTCCGTAGATGAAGGCAATTCCGAAAAGTAAGAAACCTGTCGCAAATGCACCCATTAAGAAATACTTGATTGAAGCTTCGTTTGATCTAAGATCGGTTTTGTTGGCTCCTGCCATTACATATAACGGAATAGAAAGGATTTCAATACCTAAGAACATGGTTACTAAGTTCTGGTATCCGAAAAGTACAATTCCTCCCACCAATGCAAATAGCATCAATGCATATAATTCCGACTGGTGGCTTCTGTGGTTGCTGAAAGCAAAACCTCCAAGGAAGAATAACAATAAGGTTGTTACAATTGATATTTTGGTAAATAATGCAGCATTAGCGCTGTATTCATACATATGCTTGTAATGATCGAAGAACGAACATTCCGGCATGAAACTTACGTACAATGCAATGATTAATCCCAAAATCCCAATGTATCTTGCGAATTTTCCTTGTTCAAAAACTCCTGAAAATAACGCAATAACTGCCGTTAGGAAAACAATAATTAAAACACTCATAATATAGATTTGAGATTTGAGATTTAAAGTTTAAAGTTCAAGGTTTAGAGTTTAAAGTTCCGGGTTGAAAAATTTCCGTCTCTTATCTCTGCTTCTTTATCTTTATTCTCTCTAATCTCTTAATTTTTTAATTTTTAAATCTTTTAATTTTTTAGTTAGCCATCGCCATGTAGATAAACTTCACTGAACTACCCACCATATCGATTATCGGTTGAGGGAAGATACCAAGTAAAATCACAAAAACCGCTAAACTTGCCAATACAGAAAATTCTACTCCTGATAAATCTTTTGCTGTACTTAGAACTGCTGCATCTCCTTCTCCAAACATTGCTTTTCCGTAGAATCTCAATAAGTACACTGCTGCAAGAATGATCGTAAGACCAGCAATTACTGCTGCTGTTCCGTTAAAATCATACACTGATTTCAATAGAATAAATTCCCCGATGAACCCATTCGTCAATGGAACTCCCATTGAACCTAATATAATGATCAGGAACAAAACGGCAAACTTCGGAGCAACTTTCGCTAATCCACCCATTTGTCTGATGTCTCTTGACTTAAATCTCTTGTATAAAATATCACAACAGTAGAATAATCCTACTACGTTAATACCGTGAGCAAAAGTTTGTACCAGTGCTCCTTCAGCACCTTCAACATTGAATGTTCCTCTTAAAGTAACTACTGCTGAAGCGAAGATACCGGCTACCATCAACCCTACGTGAGAGAAAGATGAATAGGCAATGATTCTCTTCATATCACTTTGGATAATCGCGATCAGTGCTCCGTGAACAATTCCTACAATAGCAAGAATAATCACAATCTGCCCGGAAATTCCTGCAATAGGAATTGGAGTGATTGGGAGTAAATAACGCATTACGCCATATACTGCCATTTTAAGCATGATACCGGATAACAACATCGATCCCTGAGTAGGAGAGTAGGTATAGGTATCAGGCTGCCAGGTATGGAAAGGGAATACCGGTAATTTCACTGCAAAAGCAAAGAAGATAAACCAGAATACCACAGTCTGTTGTGTTTCGTTCAGTTGCGCATTGTAAAGATCAGTTAAAGCGAATGATGCAGAGTGGTTGTACACATAGATCAATCCGGCTAACATAAATAAAGATCCAACGAATGTATATACGAAGAATTTCGTAGTGAATTCGAACCTTTTATTCTCTTGTCCCCAAAGTCCGGCAATAAACCAAATTGGAATCAAAGTTACTTCCCAGAAAATGTAGAATAATAATCCGTCTAAAGAAGTAAATACTCCCACAAGACCAAATTGCATCAACAGAATCAAACCGTAGAATGTATTTCTGTAATTTACATTTTCGTTGAAAGAAGATAAAATGATGATTGGTGCTAAAATATTGGTCAATAATAAAAGCAGCATACTCATCCCGTCAATTCCGAAATGAAGAGTACTTTTAATAAATTGTGACCATGGATAAGTGATTTCGTACTGAAGCTTACTGTCTA is part of the Chryseobacterium lactis genome and encodes:
- a CDS encoding NADH-quinone oxidoreductase subunit N, with translation MSVLIIVFLTAVIALFSGVFEQGKFARYIGILGLIIALYVSFMPECSFFDHYKHMYEYSANAALFTKISIVTTLLLFFLGGFAFSNHRSHQSELYALMLFALVGGIVLFGYQNLVTMFLGIEILSIPLYVMAGANKTDLRSNEASIKYFLMGAFATGFLLFGIAFIYGSTGSFDLYKIHDFGVANASNVMFILGVLLILCALAFKVALAPFHMWSPDVYAGSPSLITAFMASVVKISGFFALFRLMTIGFAGVTHEWINVLGVFLIITLLLANVMGLAQTNAKRMLAYSSVSHAGYIGLVFFGMTSLSTYNLAFYLFAYSLSTVGVFMCLIWVEKLKRETSFGAFKGLAKTEPLLATAAAISMLSMAGVPLTAGFMGKFALFSQAMNGAAFLVLVAVLGSALSIAYYLRLIVAMFFFKESTFKSSEKVTPTYNIVAVVVIALIIILGIFPDFFASMFGL
- a CDS encoding complex I subunit 4 family protein; translated protein: MSCLLLTLLLLPLVGSGLVFAWKGNSSKYLALGIALVQMLLTFYALSDFDFTPTVDSKLQYEITYPWSQFIKSTLHFGIDGMSMLLLLLTNILAPIIILSSFNENVNYRNTFYGLILLMQFGLVGVFTSLDGLLFYIFWEVTLIPIWFIAGLWGQENKRFEFTTKFFVYTFVGSLFMLAGLIYVYNHSASFALTDLYNAQLNETQQTVVFWFIFFAFAVKLPVFPFHTWQPDTYTYSPTQGSMLLSGIMLKMAVYGVMRYLLPITPIPIAGISGQIVIILAIVGIVHGALIAIIQSDMKRIIAYSSFSHVGLMVAGIFASAVVTLRGTFNVEGAEGALVQTFAHGINVVGLFYCCDILYKRFKSRDIRQMGGLAKVAPKFAVLFLIIILGSMGVPLTNGFIGEFILLKSVYDFNGTAAVIAGLTIILAAVYLLRFYGKAMFGEGDAAVLSTAKDLSGVEFSVLASLAVFVILLGIFPQPIIDMVGSSVKFIYMAMAN